The Corallococcus caeni genome includes a region encoding these proteins:
- a CDS encoding response regulator, with amino-acid sequence MSEEKRRILLIDDSEITLAMEKAVLEARGYEVVATSTLMEFEKTLQSWRPDLILTDIHMPEAKGTDICRTLKNEYNTQDIPIVLFSSLPDDELSKLAEQVGADGSLSKVNGLEAMGEKIDELVQSILW; translated from the coding sequence GTGTCCGAAGAGAAGCGAAGAATCCTCCTCATTGACGACAGCGAGATCACCCTCGCCATGGAGAAGGCCGTCCTGGAGGCGCGGGGCTATGAGGTCGTGGCCACCTCCACGCTCATGGAGTTTGAGAAAACGCTTCAGAGCTGGCGGCCGGACCTCATCCTCACGGACATCCACATGCCCGAGGCGAAGGGCACGGACATCTGCCGCACGCTGAAGAACGAGTACAACACGCAGGACATCCCCATCGTGTTGTTCTCCAGCCTGCCGGACGACGAGCTGTCGAAGCTCGCCGAGCAGGTGGGCGCGGACGGCTCGCTCTCCAAGGTGAACGGCCTGGAGGCGATGGGCGAGAAGATCGACGAACTGGTGCAGAGCATCCTCTGGTGA
- a CDS encoding multiheme c-type cytochrome has protein sequence MAMRAAVLAVLVSALLAGCRRQEARPPEGSGSGQQAPSATATAAPPGAVLFISADTRGYLGPCGCSENMRGGIGRAAFQVQQARKGGQPVLYIDGGNSLFGETHLKDEQVPQEELKAKALADAFRTMGLAVRATGELDDTRGAAFRQGLGLPEVPSGGVKVLDAGARKVGVVAAASGEALVKASQQAREQGADFVVGLLDQPLEAAQAAAALPGLAANLVVATHSAGEFSAEENRLVRSDVPVVAMQSKGRSLLRVDLTYAPAKGPFTLQRSQGDVEREVTALEQRMALLDKEISRPGIDPKLKALKQGKRDELSARKQGLLTAPPAPADDVNGFATRFLPLESNLPTAPDTQALVKAYDANVGQLNLEWAKAHGQDCPLPEKGKAGFVGSAVCADCHPDATAVWEGTKHHHASETLEEVGKQHHLNCVGCHVTGWQKPGGVCRLDKVAGREDVGCESCHGPGSKHVDAPSPATIVGKPGQAVCVTCHNAENSPHFDFATYLPRILGPGHGGTGKSGQAGEPPAK, from the coding sequence ATGGCGATGCGCGCGGCCGTCCTCGCGGTGCTCGTGAGCGCGCTCCTCGCTGGATGCAGACGCCAGGAAGCGCGCCCTCCCGAGGGCAGCGGCTCCGGGCAGCAGGCCCCCTCCGCCACCGCGACCGCCGCGCCGCCGGGCGCGGTGCTGTTCATCTCCGCGGACACGCGTGGCTACCTGGGCCCCTGCGGCTGCAGCGAGAACATGCGCGGCGGCATTGGCCGGGCGGCGTTCCAGGTGCAGCAGGCGCGCAAGGGCGGCCAGCCGGTGCTCTACATCGACGGGGGCAACAGCCTCTTCGGGGAGACGCACCTCAAGGACGAGCAGGTGCCGCAGGAGGAGCTCAAGGCGAAGGCGCTCGCGGACGCGTTCCGCACCATGGGCCTCGCGGTGCGCGCCACGGGCGAACTGGACGACACGCGCGGCGCGGCGTTCCGCCAGGGGCTGGGGCTGCCGGAGGTGCCGTCCGGTGGCGTGAAGGTGCTGGACGCGGGGGCTCGCAAGGTGGGCGTCGTCGCGGCGGCTTCCGGTGAAGCGCTGGTGAAGGCGAGCCAGCAGGCGCGCGAGCAGGGCGCGGACTTCGTGGTGGGCCTGTTGGACCAGCCGCTGGAGGCCGCGCAGGCCGCCGCCGCGCTGCCGGGGCTGGCCGCGAACCTGGTGGTGGCCACGCACAGCGCCGGGGAGTTCTCCGCGGAGGAGAACCGGCTGGTGCGCTCCGACGTGCCGGTGGTGGCGATGCAGAGCAAGGGGCGCTCGCTGCTGCGCGTGGACCTGACGTACGCGCCGGCGAAGGGGCCCTTCACGCTCCAGCGCTCGCAGGGGGACGTGGAGCGCGAGGTGACGGCGCTGGAGCAGCGCATGGCGCTCCTGGACAAGGAGATTTCCCGGCCCGGCATCGACCCGAAGCTGAAGGCGCTGAAGCAGGGCAAGCGCGACGAACTGTCCGCGCGCAAGCAGGGCCTGCTCACCGCGCCGCCCGCGCCCGCCGACGACGTCAACGGCTTCGCGACGCGCTTCCTGCCGCTGGAGTCGAACCTGCCCACCGCGCCGGACACGCAGGCGCTGGTGAAGGCGTACGACGCGAACGTGGGACAGCTGAACCTCGAGTGGGCGAAGGCGCACGGCCAGGACTGCCCGTTGCCGGAGAAGGGCAAGGCGGGCTTCGTCGGCAGCGCGGTGTGCGCGGACTGCCACCCGGACGCGACCGCGGTGTGGGAGGGCACGAAGCACCACCACGCGTCGGAGACGCTGGAGGAAGTGGGCAAGCAGCACCACCTCAACTGCGTGGGCTGTCACGTCACCGGCTGGCAGAAGCCCGGCGGCGTGTGCCGGCTGGACAAGGTGGCGGGCCGCGAGGACGTGGGCTGCGAGAGCTGCCACGGCCCCGGCTCCAAGCACGTCGACGCGCCGAGCCCGGCCACCATCGTGGGCAAGCCGGGGCAGGCCGTGTGCGTCACCTGCCACAACGCGGAGAACTCCCCGCACTTCGACTTCGCCACCTACCTGCCTCGCATCCTCGGTCCCGGCCATGGCGGAACGGGGAAGAGCGGGCAGGCAGGAGAGCCCCCGGCGAAATAG
- a CDS encoding LysM peptidoglycan-binding domain-containing protein produces the protein MPLSLLLLALASVPSSQGVAPSPVSPPGVHAVPPKEAALLTANGSRATPPVPMEEGEETEEVESESAELEELRALEGATLDPEAKPNAEMMQSLRRLGLTNPLRLRMLDALEEPTFREDDTAPPLARITDLANFDISQVKDRYDIPVDMQPRVAEYIQFFQGPGRKWFRKWMARSTRYLPVMQPILEAKGLPRDTVYLAMIESGFSANAYSWAHAAGPWQFISSTGKQYGLKQDFWVDERRDPIKATHAAAAYLKDLYGELGHWYLAWAGYNTGSYRVRKMVERYGTNDFWVLAEERGLAKETKHYVPKLIAAALVAKNPTAFGFSEEEFQYESTLEYDEVKLTDATDLDVVARAAGVSVTDVQELNPELKRWCTPPATAAKPYVLKLPRGTTTLFAENLQKLSPAERLTFRVHTVKRGDTLSQIAQKYGTAPEAILQMNRMKSARVLKVRAELVIPVPANGRGGSGDAGGAIATKVAQARRSGMVATRPEDEVPAGTPRGPVAAGPVKTEKVDGKTRITYGVQEGDSLWLIANRFQVSVDDLKKWNNLPKRNRTLSLGTLLAVWPPDAKGAAPAKVEERGGTIVVANAVAGQAPVGPKGARVHTLAEGETLWSVSQRYNVSVEDIMKWNHIKDHRTVPTGKLLSLSAP, from the coding sequence ATGCCGCTCTCTCTGCTCCTGCTAGCCCTGGCCTCGGTTCCCTCCTCGCAGGGCGTGGCGCCGTCACCGGTGTCGCCGCCCGGCGTGCATGCGGTTCCTCCCAAGGAAGCCGCCCTGCTGACGGCGAACGGCAGCCGGGCGACGCCTCCGGTTCCCATGGAGGAAGGCGAGGAGACGGAAGAGGTGGAGTCCGAGTCCGCCGAGCTGGAGGAGCTGCGCGCGCTGGAGGGCGCGACGCTGGACCCGGAGGCGAAGCCGAACGCGGAGATGATGCAGTCGCTGCGGCGGCTGGGCCTGACGAACCCGCTGCGGCTGCGAATGCTGGACGCGCTGGAGGAGCCCACCTTCCGCGAGGACGACACGGCCCCGCCGCTGGCGCGCATCACCGACCTGGCGAACTTCGATATTTCGCAGGTGAAGGACCGCTACGACATCCCGGTGGACATGCAGCCGCGGGTGGCCGAGTACATCCAGTTCTTCCAGGGCCCCGGCCGCAAGTGGTTCCGCAAGTGGATGGCGCGCTCCACGCGCTACCTGCCGGTGATGCAGCCCATCCTGGAGGCGAAGGGCCTGCCCCGGGACACGGTGTACCTGGCGATGATTGAGAGCGGCTTCTCCGCGAACGCGTACTCGTGGGCGCACGCGGCCGGGCCGTGGCAGTTCATCTCCAGCACGGGCAAGCAGTACGGCCTCAAGCAGGACTTCTGGGTGGACGAGCGGCGCGACCCCATCAAGGCCACGCACGCGGCGGCGGCGTACCTGAAGGACCTCTACGGCGAGCTGGGCCACTGGTACCTGGCGTGGGCGGGCTACAACACGGGCTCGTACCGGGTGCGCAAGATGGTGGAGCGCTACGGGACGAACGACTTCTGGGTGCTGGCGGAGGAGCGCGGGCTGGCGAAGGAGACGAAGCACTACGTGCCCAAGCTCATCGCCGCGGCGCTGGTGGCGAAGAACCCCACCGCGTTCGGCTTCTCCGAGGAGGAGTTCCAGTACGAGTCCACGCTCGAGTACGACGAGGTGAAGCTCACGGACGCCACGGACCTGGACGTGGTGGCGCGCGCGGCCGGGGTGAGCGTGACGGACGTGCAGGAGCTGAACCCGGAGCTCAAGCGCTGGTGCACGCCCCCGGCGACGGCCGCGAAGCCCTACGTGCTGAAGCTGCCGCGCGGCACGACGACGCTGTTCGCGGAGAACCTCCAGAAGCTGTCGCCCGCGGAGCGGCTGACGTTCCGGGTGCACACCGTGAAGCGCGGCGACACGCTGTCGCAGATCGCCCAGAAGTACGGCACGGCGCCGGAGGCCATCCTCCAGATGAACCGGATGAAGAGCGCGCGGGTGCTGAAGGTGCGCGCGGAGCTGGTGATTCCGGTGCCGGCCAACGGCCGGGGTGGCAGTGGTGACGCGGGCGGCGCCATCGCGACGAAGGTGGCGCAGGCGCGGCGCAGCGGCATGGTGGCGACGCGGCCGGAGGACGAGGTCCCCGCCGGCACGCCCCGTGGGCCCGTGGCCGCCGGTCCGGTGAAGACGGAGAAGGTGGATGGCAAGACGCGCATCACCTACGGCGTGCAGGAGGGCGACAGCCTGTGGCTCATCGCCAACCGCTTCCAGGTGTCGGTGGACGACCTGAAGAAGTGGAACAACCTGCCCAAGCGCAACCGCACGCTGTCGCTGGGCACGCTGCTCGCGGTGTGGCCGCCGGACGCCAAGGGCGCGGCGCCCGCGAAGGTGGAGGAGCGCGGCGGCACCATCGTGGTGGCGAACGCCGTCGCGGGCCAGGCGCCCGTGGGCCCCAAGGGCGCCAGGGTGCACACGCTGGCCGAGGGCGAGACGCTCTGGTCGGTGTCGCAGCGCTACAACGTGTCCGTCGAGGACATCATGAAGTGGAACCACATCAAGGACCACCGCACGGTCCCCACCGGCAAGCTGCTGTCGCTGAGCGCGCCGTGA
- a CDS encoding L,D-transpeptidase family protein has protein sequence MTAPADAARAVTPSAPPLEHPRFTGSQQLADVRSGAAVLGVGSRGDGLVAVQGALLDMGFALDGGADGRYGPDTARALRNFQVHAGLRSSGVLDAATLRALEALAPAPGSRGQSRALPSPFYAGQPVRVVIALREHRTFLFDPLGQLVDIFPNAVGTAATPTHPGLKVVRAKLDQVATEDAGARLWNDRHVFGARLLDLSWADGHRSGEELHGTSAPALLGGDVSHGCIRHANEDILVLHDALAVGDRIAVVETLQDPHLGIPVTVG, from the coding sequence ATGACCGCACCGGCGGATGCGGCACGCGCGGTCACTCCGTCAGCGCCCCCGCTGGAGCATCCGCGCTTCACCGGTTCGCAGCAGCTCGCGGACGTGAGGTCCGGCGCGGCGGTGCTGGGCGTGGGCTCACGTGGGGACGGGCTCGTCGCGGTGCAGGGCGCGCTGCTGGACATGGGGTTCGCGCTGGATGGCGGCGCGGACGGACGCTACGGCCCGGACACGGCCCGCGCGCTCCGCAACTTCCAGGTGCATGCGGGCCTGCGCTCCAGCGGCGTGCTGGATGCCGCCACGCTGCGGGCCCTGGAGGCGCTGGCCCCCGCGCCGGGCTCACGGGGACAGTCGCGCGCCCTGCCCTCCCCGTTCTACGCGGGCCAGCCGGTGCGCGTGGTCATCGCCCTGCGCGAGCACCGCACGTTCCTCTTCGACCCGCTGGGCCAGCTCGTCGACATCTTCCCCAACGCCGTGGGCACCGCCGCCACGCCCACGCACCCGGGCCTCAAGGTCGTCAGGGCGAAGCTGGATCAGGTGGCCACGGAGGACGCGGGCGCACGGCTGTGGAACGACCGGCACGTGTTCGGAGCGCGGCTGCTGGACCTCTCCTGGGCGGATGGCCACCGCAGCGGCGAGGAGCTGCACGGCACCAGCGCCCCCGCCCTGCTCGGGGGCGACGTGTCCCACGGCTGCATCCGTCACGCGAACGAGGACATCCTCGTGCTGCATGACGCGCTCGCCGTGGGCGACCGCATCGCGGTGGTGGAGACGCTCCAGGACCCGCACCTGGGCATCCCCGTCACCGTGGGCTGA